A genomic window from Alkalihalobacillus sp. AL-G includes:
- a CDS encoding ABC transporter ATP-binding protein — MQFPVKKFFSYYKPYIRLFFTVLACAFITSSITLVYPLLVRYITKDVLEGDLTTALNEVYWIGGLMLVLVAIQNIGNYFVDYKGHEVGARMESDLRSELFEHMQKLSFSFFDKEKTGQLMSRITNDLLLLSELYHHGPEDYVKYFVRFIGAFVILSFINAPLTIAVFCFLPFLGFFSLYFNKRLNKAFRKNKERIADVNAQVEDSLAGTRVVKSFANEDVEITKFNRENERFLNSRKEAYKLEAYFYNGVETTIQLITITVILLGSASIVGHTSDLADLITFLLYIGYMVEPIQRLTFMSTQFQEGVTGFQRFYEIMSLKPSIENKPNAVILQDVCGEIEFQQVSFRYEDHLDDVLVNLSFRVQPGEYVALVGPSGAGKTTLCSLIPRFYDVGEGRVLIDGVDVREIDLESLRTNIGIVQQDVYLFGGTVMENIRYGNPAASDEEVMAAAKHANAHDFIKSLPNGYHSEIGQRGAKLSGGQKQRLSIARVFLKNPPVLIFDEATSALDNESESIVKKALESLAQGRTTIVIAHRLSTIRNAQRIIVLNENGIVEQGMHDELIKRDGAYAHLYSKQFEVQV, encoded by the coding sequence ATGCAATTTCCAGTAAAAAAATTTTTCTCATATTATAAGCCGTATATAAGGTTGTTTTTTACGGTATTGGCGTGCGCTTTTATCACATCTAGCATAACTCTGGTGTATCCGTTGCTCGTCCGGTATATAACGAAAGACGTTCTCGAAGGTGACTTGACTACTGCACTAAATGAAGTGTATTGGATTGGCGGGTTGATGCTTGTTTTAGTCGCAATCCAGAACATCGGGAACTATTTTGTGGACTACAAAGGTCATGAAGTCGGTGCTCGTATGGAAAGTGATTTGCGAAGCGAGCTATTTGAACACATGCAAAAGCTTTCCTTCAGCTTTTTTGATAAAGAAAAAACAGGGCAGCTCATGTCGAGGATTACGAACGATCTTTTGCTGCTTTCCGAGCTGTATCATCATGGACCAGAAGACTACGTCAAATATTTCGTCCGATTCATCGGAGCATTTGTCATCCTGTCCTTCATCAACGCACCACTGACGATTGCAGTGTTCTGCTTCTTACCATTCTTAGGGTTCTTTTCTTTATATTTTAATAAGAGATTGAACAAAGCCTTTAGAAAGAATAAAGAAAGGATAGCGGACGTAAACGCTCAGGTAGAGGATAGTCTAGCTGGCACCCGGGTTGTAAAATCGTTTGCCAACGAGGACGTTGAGATCACGAAATTCAACCGGGAAAATGAACGTTTCCTCAATAGTCGAAAGGAAGCGTATAAGTTAGAAGCTTATTTTTACAACGGTGTTGAAACAACCATTCAATTGATCACGATCACAGTCATTCTTTTAGGAAGCGCCAGTATCGTCGGTCACACGTCGGATTTAGCAGATTTGATCACGTTTTTACTGTATATCGGTTATATGGTGGAACCGATTCAACGGCTTACTTTTATGAGTACGCAGTTCCAGGAAGGAGTCACTGGCTTCCAGCGCTTTTATGAAATTATGAGTCTAAAGCCATCCATCGAAAACAAACCGAATGCTGTGATTCTACAAGACGTGTGTGGTGAAATTGAGTTCCAGCAGGTCTCCTTCCGTTATGAAGACCATTTGGACGATGTCTTGGTTAATCTATCGTTTCGTGTACAACCTGGAGAATACGTTGCGTTAGTTGGTCCGTCTGGTGCAGGTAAAACGACGTTATGCTCACTCATTCCTCGTTTTTATGATGTAGGAGAGGGCCGTGTGTTGATTGATGGTGTTGATGTCCGTGAAATCGACCTGGAGTCCTTACGAACGAATATTGGGATCGTACAGCAGGATGTTTACCTGTTCGGGGGAACGGTGATGGAGAATATCCGTTATGGAAATCCTGCTGCGAGCGATGAGGAAGTGATGGCTGCGGCCAAACATGCCAATGCCCATGACTTTATCAAGAGCTTGCCAAACGGCTACCATTCCGAGATCGGGCAACGGGGTGCCAAACTGTCAGGAGGCCAGAAGCAGCGATTGAGTATCGCTAGAGTATTCTTGAAAAATCCACCAGTGCTCATTTTTGATGAGGCGACAAGTGCGCTTGATAATGAGAGTGAAAGCATCGTCAAGAAGGCTCTGGAATCGTTAGCGCAAGGACGTACGACCATCGTCATAGCCCATCGACTTTCTACGATCCGCAATGCCCAGCGAATTATAGTCCTGAACGAAAACGGGATCGTGGAACAAGGTATGCACGATGAGTTGATTAAACGTGATGGAGCATATGCACACCTGTATTCCAAGCAGTTTGAAGTACAAGTATAA
- a CDS encoding organic hydroperoxide resistance protein — MSDVLFTAHATAKGGRRGHVKSESGLIDHDLSMPSDDTDKKGTNPEELFAAGYAACFDGALNVVASKKKKEIETSITADVNFMKDPDDNGFKIGVVLNAEVNGVSQEEAEDLVEAAHQFCPYSKATRGNIEVKLNAKAV; from the coding sequence GTGAGTGATGTATTGTTTACTGCACATGCAACAGCAAAAGGCGGCAGAAGAGGTCATGTCAAATCCGAGTCCGGGTTGATCGACCATGACCTTTCGATGCCGTCTGATGATACGGATAAAAAAGGGACGAATCCTGAGGAGTTATTTGCTGCAGGATATGCGGCATGCTTTGATGGCGCTCTAAATGTTGTCGCTTCGAAAAAGAAAAAAGAGATTGAGACCAGCATAACGGCAGACGTCAATTTCATGAAGGATCCAGACGATAACGGATTCAAAATCGGAGTCGTTTTAAATGCGGAAGTGAATGGGGTTAGTCAGGAGGAAGCGGAAGATCTTGTGGAAGCAGCACATCAGTTTTGTCCTTATTCAAAAGCGACAAGGGGAAATATTGAAGTTAAGCTGAATGCAAAAGCCGTTTAA
- a CDS encoding M14 family metallopeptidase has product MGMMKRFTTIMFVILSTLLIATPFWNSNVTSATESTTFKFQEKAALVSIHVPNQLELDKLVASGIDLTEHVHRNEDGSLEVDAIVTPSELQKLRIKGIEFETVYTKAEAEQRIAQRQEKVENLTQVTAEEDTLKVLRSNFFENYSGTFLYLEVKTSAGESKGVTLTASWNSSQEEATLQRLDDMGEYLYHKLLIPIDKVPDQILIESSLGGSATANVTKWIDEEKPDHRNKHYVQDFIDHYMDPTEVTNRIEQLAKEYPELAEIVELPNQTNGYRRKAQAVLGDEPNSMVVVTSSEWGHEGGNDITVSLTNPAEDNAALSVEVEEQAITVSLATNDNGEISSSAADVVGVLNDEASNLVSAATFREYAGDGVVSATSSQLDNNLSAPDSISRDPYTVKAIRIGKHRDGSKVGVLAYSQEHAREWVTPLVSIETAERLLRNYATDSKTRKLVNNLDIFIVPTVNPDGAHYSMYDYNWQRKNMTNHCVETPYTDPYARNYWGVDLNRNHTVGSVYDGNIGASTNCTSAVFAGPEELSEPEAQNLIWLAEQNPNIQFGMNIHSYGGYFMWPPGSYDENRVPLPRPTAGEEAYFWQASNTILDEIKKYRGTVILPSRTGPIPDVLYSAAGNSADALWYDYGIYAWDFEVGADIWNEEENDWERVGFQPPFEEGHAEAMEFANGMTGLFEVAYQFAKDKKPPRSSITPEKGNYENSVEISFKSSEPATIFYTLDGSKPTFESNKVQINGTREGAETFAFEENTTVNWFAMDAAGNVEKNYDPSGNATNYNSASFKIQ; this is encoded by the coding sequence ATGGGTATGATGAAACGATTTACGACGATAATGTTTGTAATCCTATCAACATTATTAATCGCGACTCCTTTTTGGAATTCCAATGTAACAAGTGCAACCGAAAGTACAACCTTTAAATTTCAGGAAAAGGCAGCCCTTGTTTCGATTCATGTTCCAAACCAATTGGAACTGGACAAACTCGTCGCTTCGGGAATTGACCTGACAGAACACGTCCACCGGAATGAGGATGGTTCCCTTGAAGTAGATGCAATCGTAACACCTTCCGAATTACAAAAACTTCGAATCAAAGGCATTGAATTCGAGACTGTCTATACGAAAGCCGAAGCCGAGCAACGGATTGCTCAACGTCAGGAAAAAGTTGAAAACTTAACTCAAGTCACTGCTGAAGAGGACACCCTTAAGGTTTTACGATCCAATTTCTTTGAAAACTACTCTGGTACGTTCTTATATCTGGAAGTAAAGACGAGTGCCGGTGAATCTAAAGGTGTTACATTGACTGCATCATGGAATTCAAGCCAGGAGGAAGCTACTCTCCAAAGACTTGATGATATGGGAGAATACTTATATCACAAGTTGCTTATTCCTATCGACAAAGTACCGGACCAAATCCTTATTGAAAGCAGCCTTGGCGGTTCTGCAACTGCCAATGTCACAAAATGGATCGATGAGGAAAAGCCGGATCACAGAAATAAACACTATGTCCAGGATTTTATCGATCATTATATGGATCCGACAGAAGTGACCAACCGAATCGAACAGCTTGCAAAAGAATATCCCGAGTTAGCTGAAATCGTAGAGCTCCCGAATCAAACGAACGGATATCGACGGAAAGCACAAGCTGTACTCGGTGATGAGCCTAATTCGATGGTCGTTGTTACCTCTAGTGAATGGGGGCATGAAGGTGGGAATGACATAACCGTCAGCCTTACGAATCCAGCGGAAGATAACGCTGCTCTTTCTGTTGAAGTAGAGGAGCAAGCGATTACCGTTTCACTTGCTACCAATGACAACGGAGAAATCAGCAGTTCAGCTGCCGATGTTGTAGGAGTACTTAACGATGAGGCCAGCAACCTTGTAAGTGCGGCTACATTCAGAGAATATGCAGGAGATGGAGTCGTTTCTGCAACTTCTTCACAGCTTGATAATAATCTAAGTGCACCTGACTCTATATCACGGGATCCTTACACGGTAAAAGCAATTCGCATCGGGAAACATCGTGATGGATCCAAGGTTGGCGTCCTCGCCTATTCACAGGAACATGCACGGGAATGGGTGACTCCACTCGTATCGATTGAAACAGCCGAGCGTTTACTACGAAATTACGCGACCGACAGCAAAACACGTAAACTCGTAAACAATCTGGATATTTTTATCGTACCGACCGTAAATCCAGATGGCGCTCACTACAGTATGTATGACTACAACTGGCAACGGAAAAACATGACCAACCACTGTGTCGAGACTCCATACACCGATCCTTACGCCCGAAATTATTGGGGTGTTGACTTGAACCGAAATCATACAGTAGGCTCTGTATACGATGGCAATATTGGTGCTTCAACCAATTGCACAAGTGCCGTATTTGCAGGACCTGAAGAATTGTCTGAGCCTGAAGCACAAAACTTGATCTGGTTAGCAGAGCAAAATCCGAACATCCAGTTTGGAATGAATATTCATAGCTATGGTGGATACTTCATGTGGCCTCCAGGATCGTATGATGAAAACAGGGTACCACTCCCTCGACCAACAGCTGGTGAAGAGGCGTACTTCTGGCAAGCTTCCAATACGATTTTAGACGAAATAAAAAAATATCGAGGAACGGTAATCCTTCCAAGTCGTACTGGTCCGATCCCTGATGTCCTTTATTCTGCCGCAGGAAATTCAGCTGATGCCCTTTGGTACGACTATGGGATTTACGCGTGGGATTTCGAAGTTGGCGCGGATATTTGGAATGAGGAAGAGAACGATTGGGAACGAGTCGGATTCCAGCCTCCTTTTGAAGAAGGACATGCCGAAGCGATGGAATTTGCAAACGGTATGACAGGCTTGTTTGAAGTCGCTTATCAATTTGCAAAAGACAAAAAGCCACCGAGATCAAGCATTACACCTGAAAAGGGAAACTATGAGAATTCAGTTGAAATCTCTTTTAAATCCAGTGAGCCAGCAACCATTTTCTACACTTTGGATGGTTCAAAACCAACCTTCGAATCGAACAAGGTTCAAATAAACGGAACCCGCGAAGGCGCTGAAACGTTCGCATTTGAAGAAAATACTACTGTTAATTGGTTTGCAATGGATGCTGCCGGAAACGTTGAAAAGAACTACGATCCAAGCGGAAATGCAACTAACTATAACTCAGCTTCATTTAAAATTCAATAA
- a CDS encoding DUF4179 domain-containing protein, giving the protein MKEHNITAPKAIDQYIQNGIHKGKQYKKRKRQGYTSMIATLGLALLLVTCIKVSPAFANAVRDIPGLSAIVELIEGDKGLEDAVENDFIHQINSSDIHSEITFSIDHIIVDQARMILFYSIKTEREHNFLFLKDLELFGDGEPLMASISYGAPKESVDLQKNKQMNGKIVATFSDQIDVPDELTVSTQFKARTIQNKIPDQGSILDAAWKVKFAINDEWYKNTREEIAIDKEVKIDGQTMHFEKAVIDPTLTAIYVKFDPQNEMQLFTFDDLKIVDDSGEVWSPPDGLVSTGSDDKFILYYESPHFRTPKELYLKGSSIRAIDEDEQTIVVDLTNKKLTKAPSDGRIQLKDLQVVGDRVELEFAVKVEPQDEYHIYEIFNQQPINLDSSVQHGRTLKTWQKPEENKVVHKFSINNPDRKTKIVLELKDYPSRLVEPFKIQVK; this is encoded by the coding sequence ATGAAAGAGCATAACATAACGGCCCCTAAAGCAATCGATCAATACATACAAAATGGAATTCACAAAGGTAAGCAGTATAAAAAAAGGAAAAGGCAAGGATACACAAGTATGATTGCGACTCTTGGATTGGCACTCTTGCTTGTCACTTGTATAAAGGTTTCTCCTGCTTTTGCAAATGCTGTACGCGATATTCCTGGCCTGTCGGCAATCGTCGAGTTGATTGAAGGCGATAAAGGGCTGGAAGATGCGGTGGAAAACGACTTTATCCATCAAATAAACTCGAGTGACATCCATTCGGAAATCACGTTTTCCATTGACCACATTATTGTCGATCAGGCGAGAATGATCCTTTTTTACTCGATCAAGACTGAAAGAGAGCATAATTTTCTGTTTTTAAAGGATTTGGAGTTATTTGGCGATGGAGAGCCGCTCATGGCGAGTATCAGTTATGGTGCACCGAAGGAAAGTGTAGATCTCCAAAAAAATAAACAAATGAACGGTAAAATCGTTGCAACTTTTTCTGATCAGATAGATGTACCTGATGAACTTACCGTTTCAACACAATTTAAAGCTAGGACAATACAAAACAAAATTCCAGATCAAGGTAGTATACTTGATGCAGCATGGAAAGTTAAGTTTGCAATTAATGATGAATGGTACAAGAATACTAGAGAAGAAATTGCCATTGATAAAGAGGTGAAAATCGATGGACAAACGATGCATTTTGAAAAAGCAGTCATCGATCCGACGTTAACTGCTATTTACGTAAAGTTTGATCCTCAAAATGAGATGCAGCTGTTCACATTTGACGATTTAAAAATTGTCGATGACAGCGGTGAGGTGTGGAGTCCACCTGACGGACTCGTCTCAACTGGTTCGGATGATAAATTTATCCTTTATTACGAAAGCCCACACTTCCGTACGCCGAAAGAATTGTATTTGAAGGGCAGCTCCATCCGGGCAATCGATGAAGACGAACAAACGATAGTGGTGGATCTCACAAATAAAAAGCTCACAAAAGCGCCGAGCGACGGAAGAATCCAACTGAAGGATTTGCAGGTGGTTGGAGACCGAGTAGAGCTTGAGTTTGCTGTAAAAGTTGAACCGCAGGATGAATATCACATTTATGAAATTTTTAATCAACAGCCAATTAACTTAGATTCATCGGTTCAGCATGGTAGGACCTTAAAAACTTGGCAAAAACCAGAAGAAAATAAGGTTGTTCATAAATTTTCAATCAATAATCCAGATCGTAAAACGAAAATTGTTTTAGAATTAAAAGATTATCCAAGTCGCTTGGTAGAACCTTTTAAAATACAGGTTAAATAA
- a CDS encoding sigma-70 family RNA polymerase sigma factor encodes MDEDIVRKAQKGDEQAFFLIIQLYKNDLYRVAYRYFRNEHDSLEAIQETTFRAYKSIHKVKEPAKVKSWLIQITSNYCLNEIRKRKRLVYSDWIIEQSDEAIGMDVDETLFLESHIFQLKKNLQKVILLKYFQGLTLKEISFTLNKPEGTVKTWLYKALKELRKRMEKEGVVDERA; translated from the coding sequence ATGGACGAGGATATCGTGAGAAAGGCACAAAAAGGGGATGAACAGGCATTTTTTCTAATCATCCAATTATATAAGAATGACCTATATCGAGTTGCTTACCGTTATTTTCGCAATGAACATGATTCGCTCGAGGCGATTCAGGAAACCACTTTTCGAGCATATAAATCGATTCATAAGGTAAAAGAGCCAGCAAAAGTGAAATCGTGGCTAATCCAAATCACATCAAACTATTGCTTAAATGAAATTCGGAAACGGAAAAGGCTTGTATACTCTGATTGGATCATTGAGCAAAGTGATGAAGCTATAGGTATGGATGTAGATGAAACCTTGTTCTTGGAGAGCCATATTTTTCAGCTGAAGAAAAACCTTCAAAAAGTCATTTTACTGAAGTACTTTCAAGGTCTAACATTAAAAGAAATTTCATTTACGTTGAATAAGCCTGAGGGAACCGTAAAGACATGGTTATACAAAGCATTGAAGGAATTGCGTAAACGAATGGAAAAGGAAGGTGTCGTCGATGAAAGAGCATAA
- a CDS encoding VanW family protein: MITEKQKMRSDLRLALGRTFYRSKRYLEWLKNYQMFARTIESEPLDYKIAGHHSPIFRKLKDVDMWYQHNKATNLKLAIENLNGLVVNSGETFSYWRQIGKPTKRKGYLPGMILTFGSFKPGVGGGLCQLSNLIYWMTLHTPLIVTERHRHSYDVFPDSNRKQPFGSGATCAYNYLDLRIYNPTDQPYQLILKLNEKDLVGEWRSAAPRLYNYEIYEQDHRVSPAIWGGYIRSNKIYRKTSNQQGQCVDDELITENHARMMYEPLLQSSNDS, translated from the coding sequence ATGATTACGGAAAAGCAAAAGATGCGTTCAGACCTGCGATTAGCGTTAGGGCGAACCTTTTACCGATCAAAACGATACTTGGAATGGTTGAAAAATTATCAGATGTTTGCGAGAACGATAGAATCCGAACCACTTGACTACAAAATTGCCGGGCATCATTCGCCAATTTTTCGTAAACTGAAGGATGTAGACATGTGGTATCAGCATAATAAGGCTACGAATCTTAAACTAGCAATCGAAAATCTTAATGGATTAGTTGTTAATTCTGGAGAAACGTTTTCCTACTGGAGACAAATCGGGAAACCGACAAAGCGAAAAGGATATTTACCGGGGATGATTTTGACGTTCGGTAGCTTTAAACCAGGGGTAGGAGGAGGGCTTTGTCAGTTATCTAACCTGATCTACTGGATGACGCTTCATACACCATTAATAGTCACTGAACGCCACCGCCATAGCTATGATGTTTTTCCCGATTCGAATCGTAAGCAGCCTTTTGGAAGCGGGGCCACGTGTGCATATAATTATTTGGATTTAAGAATTTACAATCCTACTGATCAACCGTACCAGCTTATTTTAAAATTGAATGAGAAGGATTTAGTAGGAGAATGGCGGTCTGCGGCTCCGAGACTTTATAACTATGAAATCTATGAACAGGATCATCGAGTTTCCCCCGCGATTTGGGGTGGTTATATTCGTTCAAATAAAATTTATCGAAAGACGAGTAACCAGCAAGGCCAATGCGTTGACGACGAGCTGATCACAGAAAATCACGCACGGATGATGTATGAGCCATTGCTGCAAAGTAGTAATGATTCTTGA
- a CDS encoding CBO0543 family protein — MDGFQKELITLQKKYATLAIENWFSVSVFTWSWWFLVFGLILPWLIFIRYLDRNRVLHIWSFGLLVIIITTFIDDLGSELGLWIYPIKFIPLGLLAYPFDFSILPVAYMLVYQCTNTWKTFNISLFALAIIFAFIGEPISVRMGIVEYVNWDYIYSFVFYIFTGIIVRVIIQKWIDIQESRIVN, encoded by the coding sequence ATGGATGGATTTCAAAAGGAATTAATCACCTTACAAAAAAAATACGCTACTTTAGCAATTGAAAATTGGTTCTCTGTATCAGTATTTACTTGGAGCTGGTGGTTTCTTGTTTTCGGTTTAATCTTACCATGGTTAATCTTCATTAGATATCTAGATAGGAATAGAGTCCTTCATATTTGGAGTTTTGGTCTATTGGTTATCATTATTACAACCTTTATTGATGACTTAGGGAGTGAGTTGGGTTTGTGGATTTATCCTATTAAGTTTATTCCTCTAGGTCTATTAGCATATCCATTTGATTTTTCAATCTTGCCGGTAGCTTACATGTTGGTATATCAATGTACTAACACATGGAAAACATTTAACATTTCTCTTTTTGCTCTTGCCATTATTTTTGCATTTATAGGTGAACCTATTTCAGTTCGGATGGGGATTGTTGAATATGTGAATTGGGACTATATCTATTCATTTGTTTTCTATATTTTCACTGGCATAATAGTAAGGGTTATTATACAAAAATGGATCGATATTCAAGAATCAAGAATCGTTAATTAA
- a CDS encoding AraC family transcriptional regulator: protein MAWVESLQKAIDYMEEHLLDDIKIEDISKRANASAFHFQRTFTILTDVSVGEYLRRRRLTLAAQDLCNSNSKVIDLSCKYGYDTPEAFSKAFRRQHGISPSEARKYTGKLKSYNRLVIKVSLKGAEPMQYRIVERESFQVVGIKQEFSYANEENLDGIPKMWDELNLSRTDQRLFKLNNGQIKGVLGVCVDKSSDGSKLMDYWVATEYDGDTPDGFMKLDIPASKWAIFEVHGPMPDAMQNAWKQIFSEWFPSSGYELANTPELEVYSDEDPSSPDLYSEIWIPVKSN from the coding sequence ATGGCGTGGGTGGAGTCATTACAGAAGGCGATCGATTATATGGAAGAGCATTTATTGGATGATATCAAAATTGAAGATATCTCTAAACGAGCAAATGCATCGGCCTTTCATTTTCAACGTACTTTTACGATATTGACTGACGTTTCTGTTGGTGAATACTTGAGACGCCGACGTTTAACATTAGCTGCACAAGATTTATGTAATTCGAACTCCAAGGTAATTGATCTTTCCTGCAAATATGGCTATGACACTCCCGAGGCTTTCTCCAAAGCATTCCGTAGACAACATGGTATATCACCAAGCGAAGCGCGAAAGTACACGGGAAAGCTGAAATCTTATAACCGCCTAGTCATTAAGGTGAGTCTAAAGGGAGCTGAACCAATGCAATACAGAATTGTCGAACGGGAAAGTTTTCAGGTCGTAGGAATCAAACAGGAATTTTCATATGCGAATGAGGAAAATCTGGACGGCATTCCGAAAATGTGGGATGAGCTTAACCTAAGTAGAACCGATCAACGATTGTTCAAGTTGAACAATGGGCAGATTAAAGGGGTTCTCGGTGTATGTGTCGATAAAAGTAGTGACGGGTCTAAGCTGATGGATTACTGGGTAGCGACCGAATACGATGGCGACACACCTGATGGATTTATGAAGCTTGATATCCCTGCATCGAAATGGGCAATTTTTGAAGTTCACGGTCCAATGCCGGATGCCATGCAAAATGCCTGGAAACAGATTTTCTCAGAATGGTTTCCATCCAGCGGCTATGAACTCGCTAATACACCGGAATTAGAGGTGTATTCCGATGAAGATCCATCAAGTCCTGATTTATATTCAGAAATCTGGATACCGGTAAAGAGTAACTGA
- a CDS encoding helix-turn-helix transcriptional regulator — protein sequence MLNTKLIGSYISSLRKEKDMTQVELADNVNVSHQAVSKWERGESLPDIETLIELGKLFRKSVDGLLSGGQTDQGFKNTDSFVRELSANRLGKAADLINNGETKVDGFVSIAPLLKASTIDKITGHLTDQTLTLEHLVELAPFLEQTSLSELIEKVDNEHMSKEQVISIAPFVDRETLKNFVNPDENTMNLEEIISIAPFLGDNLDQLVLQTDLTTLEFDDINALAPFATSEALVDLIEKAIAEPLTLEQNIRVAPFLDDHADRFIQQAAIDRVTWDELKDIAPFIKKDTLATLVNKASLEKVSFRSLIEIAPFLGDQLEPILNEIEVNEITPDILAEIAPFVRKETLARLMETFTK from the coding sequence ATGCTTAATACAAAATTAATCGGATCGTATATTTCGAGTTTAAGAAAAGAGAAGGATATGACCCAAGTTGAGCTTGCCGATAACGTTAACGTGAGTCATCAGGCTGTTTCAAAGTGGGAAAGGGGTGAATCTCTTCCTGATATTGAAACCTTGATTGAACTTGGAAAGCTGTTCAGGAAATCGGTAGACGGTCTACTTAGCGGAGGGCAAACTGATCAGGGCTTTAAAAATACCGATTCGTTTGTCCGCGAATTGTCAGCAAATCGTCTCGGTAAAGCTGCAGACTTGATCAACAATGGCGAAACCAAAGTGGATGGATTCGTTTCCATCGCTCCTTTATTGAAGGCGAGTACCATCGATAAGATCACTGGACATTTGACAGATCAAACACTGACTTTAGAACACCTCGTCGAATTGGCGCCATTTTTAGAGCAAACATCTTTAAGTGAACTCATTGAGAAAGTTGATAACGAACATATGTCCAAAGAACAAGTGATCTCAATCGCTCCATTTGTGGATCGTGAAACGTTAAAAAACTTTGTGAATCCAGACGAGAACACGATGAATTTAGAAGAAATCATTAGTATTGCCCCTTTTTTAGGTGATAATCTTGACCAATTAGTACTTCAAACTGATCTTACTACTTTGGAGTTTGATGATATCAATGCTTTAGCTCCTTTTGCTACAAGTGAGGCACTAGTAGATTTAATTGAAAAGGCAATAGCCGAACCATTGACACTAGAACAAAACATAAGGGTTGCACCGTTTCTAGATGACCATGCAGATCGTTTTATTCAACAAGCTGCAATTGATAGAGTTACATGGGATGAGCTGAAAGACATCGCCCCGTTTATTAAAAAGGACACTCTTGCAACGCTTGTAAATAAAGCTTCGTTAGAAAAGGTATCATTTAGATCTCTCATTGAAATCGCTCCTTTTTTAGGTGATCAACTTGAACCTATACTAAATGAAATCGAGGTCAACGAAATTACTCCAGATATACTCGCTGAAATCGCACCATTCGTAAGAAAAGAAACGTTAGCGAGGTTGATGGAAACCTTTACAAAATAA
- a CDS encoding DUF3830 family protein: protein MRTFIIEFPNEGVQIRAELLEEKAPKTCEAFWKVLEVPLHTSGKHAMYTGKEVSVQFPRELCEQTALHEVAPENQTCFPQPGELLFTYVGPYAWGGIPSPIYDVGCFYGPDARTFFPMGWLPGNRFAMVHRDDLEAFAEMGAKTGTHGIQPMTFRRA, encoded by the coding sequence TTGCGTACATTTATCATTGAATTTCCGAATGAGGGAGTACAAATTCGTGCGGAATTATTAGAGGAAAAGGCACCTAAGACGTGTGAAGCGTTTTGGAAGGTCCTTGAGGTACCATTACATACATCTGGAAAACACGCCATGTATACGGGGAAAGAAGTATCGGTCCAGTTTCCAAGAGAACTTTGTGAACAAACGGCTCTCCATGAGGTTGCCCCGGAAAATCAGACGTGCTTTCCGCAACCAGGTGAACTTCTTTTTACCTATGTTGGCCCTTATGCATGGGGAGGAATACCAAGCCCGATTTATGATGTCGGTTGCTTTTACGGACCAGATGCACGAACGTTTTTCCCGATGGGTTGGCTCCCAGGGAACCGATTTGCGATGGTACATCGAGATGATCTCGAAGCCTTCGCAGAAATGGGAGCAAAAACAGGAACCCACGGTATCCAGCCGATGACTTTCCGGAGGGCGTGA